The Saxibacter everestensis genome has a window encoding:
- a CDS encoding transglycosylase domain-containing protein encodes MAAPQNAKQGFAALLAFIAVSTITGVVGAGLALPAVGAVSAGADAAIGIFESLPASLEEGPLAQQTTMLAADGSTIAKFYWENRIEKPLEDMPADLQDATVAVEDYRFFDHGGVDINGIARAAVHNVLSPSTQGASTLTQQYVKNVLIEASHQSGDDEGIAEATESDGSSGIARKMREAKLAIAVEKKYDKSEILERYLNINNYGGSPRQYGVEAASQHYWGIPAKDLNLQQSALLAGIVQNPSAFNPESEPEKALQRRNVVLSLMLKHGKISQKDFDEARKTELDLDVHKVPNGCQAAGVSAFFCDYVQRTIETDSTFGKTLEDRKNFLTRGGLRIKTTLHPDMQKAAAKAVSKRIPNKDASGAGHTIVTVEPGTGRVLAMAQNRKYSTSEKAGRGETNVNYNVDKQFNGGTGFQPGSTWKPFVLAAWLKSGRQLNDTVNGGAAKYYGFRTTSCDGRDYAANGYGPRNAGDSGGANGNMSVLNATKNSVNKAYADMASELDMCKIRDTAMDLGVHLGTGKPLDDASGPGDTEQVLYPASILGSLSISPLTMAAAYTTFATGGIHCNPVPIDSILDRDGNQVDVPDADCKRVMKKEVADGVAYALTQTFNGGTTNGLQIGVPAGAKTGTTNFEVGATWLVGITKTLSTAVWTGDPQGTHDWRVNSRGSMPPIVFGATISGKTWSSYMKTAVKHTKGNTAFARPAASILGSQSTRSKSTTGEDSGEKTESDQKAGSDQKAGSDEKQEKREKREKQSGQQPDQKSEQQPGREPGKKTDQGGIKGKDTQ; translated from the coding sequence ATGGCAGCGCCACAGAACGCGAAACAGGGCTTTGCCGCCTTGTTAGCCTTTATCGCCGTAAGCACGATCACGGGCGTGGTCGGCGCCGGCCTGGCGCTGCCGGCCGTCGGCGCGGTGTCTGCCGGCGCGGATGCCGCCATCGGCATCTTTGAATCGCTGCCTGCATCCCTGGAAGAGGGCCCGCTGGCACAGCAGACGACGATGCTGGCAGCTGACGGTTCGACAATCGCTAAGTTCTACTGGGAGAACCGGATCGAGAAACCGCTGGAAGACATGCCGGCCGACCTGCAGGACGCGACCGTGGCGGTCGAGGACTACCGGTTCTTCGACCACGGCGGCGTCGACATCAACGGCATTGCCCGGGCAGCGGTTCATAACGTGCTTTCCCCGTCGACTCAGGGCGCGTCGACCCTGACCCAGCAGTACGTGAAGAACGTGCTGATCGAGGCTTCGCATCAAAGCGGCGATGACGAGGGAATCGCCGAGGCGACAGAGTCGGACGGCAGCTCCGGCATCGCCCGGAAAATGCGCGAGGCGAAGCTTGCGATCGCGGTCGAGAAGAAGTACGACAAAAGCGAGATCCTTGAGCGGTACCTGAATATCAACAACTACGGTGGCAGCCCGCGTCAGTACGGCGTCGAAGCGGCCTCCCAGCATTACTGGGGCATTCCGGCCAAGGACCTGAACCTTCAGCAGTCCGCCTTGTTGGCGGGCATAGTGCAGAACCCATCCGCGTTCAATCCGGAGTCGGAGCCCGAGAAGGCGTTGCAGCGACGCAACGTGGTGCTGAGCCTGATGTTGAAGCACGGCAAAATCTCGCAGAAGGACTTCGATGAGGCGAGGAAGACCGAGCTCGACCTGGACGTCCACAAAGTCCCGAATGGGTGCCAGGCGGCAGGAGTCAGCGCCTTCTTCTGCGATTACGTGCAACGCACGATCGAGACTGACAGCACCTTTGGGAAGACCCTCGAGGATCGGAAGAACTTCCTGACCCGCGGAGGTTTGCGGATCAAGACGACCCTGCATCCGGATATGCAGAAGGCTGCGGCAAAGGCAGTAAGCAAACGGATTCCGAACAAGGACGCCTCCGGCGCCGGACATACCATCGTCACGGTCGAGCCCGGTACCGGCAGGGTCCTCGCGATGGCGCAGAACCGGAAGTACTCGACGTCCGAGAAGGCCGGGCGAGGCGAGACGAACGTCAATTACAACGTCGATAAACAATTCAACGGCGGCACCGGGTTTCAGCCTGGCTCTACCTGGAAGCCGTTCGTACTGGCAGCCTGGCTGAAATCCGGCCGGCAGCTCAACGACACAGTTAACGGCGGAGCGGCAAAGTATTACGGCTTCCGGACGACGAGCTGCGATGGTCGTGACTATGCGGCGAACGGGTACGGACCGAGGAACGCCGGAGACAGCGGCGGAGCCAACGGCAACATGTCGGTCCTGAATGCCACGAAGAACTCGGTGAACAAGGCTTACGCCGACATGGCTTCGGAGCTGGACATGTGCAAGATCCGCGACACGGCGATGGATCTCGGGGTGCATCTGGGCACCGGGAAGCCTCTGGACGACGCCTCGGGTCCGGGTGACACCGAGCAGGTGTTGTACCCGGCGTCGATTCTCGGTTCGCTGTCAATTTCGCCGCTCACGATGGCCGCGGCATACACGACCTTCGCCACGGGAGGCATTCACTGCAACCCGGTTCCGATTGATTCGATCCTCGATCGAGACGGCAACCAGGTCGATGTTCCCGACGCGGACTGCAAGCGGGTGATGAAGAAGGAGGTGGCGGACGGTGTCGCCTATGCCTTGACGCAGACGTTCAATGGCGGAACCACGAATGGATTGCAGATTGGGGTTCCAGCCGGGGCGAAGACCGGCACGACCAATTTCGAGGTCGGCGCCACCTGGTTGGTCGGCATCACCAAGACCCTCTCGACGGCCGTATGGACCGGAGACCCGCAAGGAACCCACGACTGGCGGGTAAACAGCAGAGGGAGCATGCCACCGATTGTCTTCGGCGCAACGATCTCCGGTAAGACCTGGTCGTCGTACATGAAGACCGCGGTCAAACACACCAAGGGAAATACTGCCTTCGCGCGGCCGGCCGCGTCGATTCTGGGCTCGCAGTCGACTCGGAGTAAGAGCACGACCGGGGAAGACTCGGGCGAGAAGACTGAATCGGATCAGAAGGCTGGCTCGGATCAGAAGGCTGGCTCGGACGAAAAGCAGGAGAAGCGCGAGAAGCGCGAGAAGCAATCCGGTCAGCAGCCTGACCAGAAATCCGAGCAGCAGCCCGGCAGGGAACCCGGTAAAAAAACCGACCAGGGCGGGATCAAGGGCAAAGACACCCAGTAA
- a CDS encoding nucleoside/nucleotide kinase family protein — protein MTAVPGLATETRTFEQLVQRARTLAVPGQRHILGLTGAPGAGKSTVAEQLVDELGPELAVLVPMDGFHLANRVLADLGRRERKGAHDTFDDDGYANLLERIHSQTSDAVIYAPEFRRDLEEPIGSSIAVAADVPLIVTEGNYLLLDHGAWPRARRCVDEVWFLAPGEDVRHDRLIRRHESYGKSPDEARTWALGSDEQNALLIAATAHNADAVIELI, from the coding sequence ATGACCGCGGTTCCGGGGTTGGCCACAGAAACGCGGACGTTCGAGCAGCTGGTGCAGCGCGCCAGGACGCTCGCCGTCCCCGGGCAGCGTCACATCCTCGGCCTCACCGGAGCGCCCGGCGCCGGAAAGTCGACAGTCGCCGAACAGCTTGTCGATGAGCTCGGACCGGAGCTGGCAGTGCTGGTGCCGATGGACGGTTTCCATTTGGCCAATCGGGTTCTCGCCGACCTCGGTCGGCGTGAGCGCAAGGGCGCCCACGACACCTTCGATGACGACGGTTACGCAAACCTGTTGGAACGCATCCACAGCCAGACGTCGGATGCGGTGATCTATGCACCGGAGTTCCGCCGCGACCTCGAAGAGCCGATCGGCTCGAGTATTGCCGTTGCAGCCGATGTTCCGCTGATCGTGACGGAGGGCAACTACCTGCTGCTCGATCACGGAGCCTGGCCGCGCGCCCGGCGCTGCGTCGACGAGGTGTGGTTCCTTGCGCCGGGTGAGGATGTGCGGCACGACCGGCTGATCCGACGGCACGAGTCTTACGGAAAGTCGCCGGACGAGGCCCGGACGTGGGCGCTTGGCAGCGACGAGCAGAACGCCCTGCTGATCGCGGCCACCGCGCACAACGCCGACGCCGTCATCGAACTGATCTAG
- a CDS encoding LacI family DNA-binding transcriptional regulator yields MATMADVARLAEVSGSTVSHVLNGTRKVDPETRQRVLEAIENTGYRHNTLARALATSRTHTIGLSISVLTNPYFAGLVNAIESRASTAGYTLVLGDSHDDPEIEERVVSSLLDRRVDGIIVAPSALAEDHCIPHIVRSGTPLVLIDRHAEVDCDQIAPENSAPVERLTEHLLDLGHTRIAAITGLDGLQSSIEREQGFRSAFASRGISLPSELVASGGSKAGAAHDALLKLFGNDPQPTAVAVLNNSMTIGAMRALRELGLRVPDDVALVCYDDFEWADLFEPRLTAIAQNVEEMGARAVDLLIDRMKGGDGPTQRLRTDPVYQHRSSCGCHAQP; encoded by the coding sequence ATGGCAACGATGGCCGACGTGGCCCGCCTCGCCGAGGTTTCCGGGTCTACGGTGTCGCACGTGCTTAACGGCACACGGAAGGTTGACCCGGAAACCCGGCAACGGGTACTTGAGGCGATCGAGAACACCGGCTACCGGCACAACACCCTTGCCCGCGCGCTGGCAACGTCGCGGACGCACACAATCGGCTTGTCCATCTCGGTGTTGACCAACCCGTATTTCGCCGGCCTGGTCAACGCGATCGAATCCCGGGCCAGCACAGCCGGCTACACACTGGTACTCGGCGACTCGCACGATGACCCGGAAATCGAAGAACGCGTGGTCAGCTCGCTACTGGATCGCCGAGTGGACGGCATCATCGTCGCGCCGTCCGCCCTGGCCGAAGACCACTGCATTCCGCATATCGTCCGGTCGGGAACTCCTCTGGTCCTGATTGACCGGCACGCCGAAGTGGACTGCGATCAGATCGCGCCGGAAAATTCAGCACCGGTCGAGCGGCTGACCGAACACCTGCTGGACCTCGGACACACCCGGATCGCGGCCATCACCGGCCTGGACGGACTGCAGTCTTCGATCGAGCGCGAGCAGGGCTTCAGGTCTGCCTTCGCCTCCCGCGGCATCTCGCTGCCATCGGAGCTGGTCGCCAGCGGCGGTTCAAAGGCCGGCGCCGCCCACGACGCTCTGTTGAAACTGTTCGGCAATGACCCCCAGCCCACAGCAGTCGCTGTGCTGAACAACTCGATGACCATCGGCGCGATGCGGGCGCTGCGGGAACTCGGCCTGCGAGTTCCCGATGACGTCGCGCTGGTTTGTTATGACGACTTCGAGTGGGCTGACCTGTTCGAGCCCAGGCTCACGGCGATCGCCCAGAACGTCGAGGAAATGGGTGCCCGGGCCGTCGATCTGCTGATCGACAGGATGAAAGGCGGGGACGGCCCAACCCAGAGACTTCGCACCGACCCCGTCTATCAGCATCGCAGCTCCTGCGGATGCCACGCCCAACCCTGA
- the bla gene encoding class A beta-lactamase: protein MKRRNIRRGAFLLAQAVVLASALGCSGPEAGSNSPDAGNTAAPPTAESSQTAAPPVELQADQEFEKLEQTFDADLGVYAVDTGTGNSLAYNADDRFAYASTFKAFLCAAILKQKSDEQLEDVVSYSADDIISHSPVTSKHIDSGMSVKDLAAATMKYSDNTAANLLLEEIGGPRGLQSFLADNGDDVTHVDRNEPGLNEAVPGDIRDTSTPRMWAKMLKTFALDDGLPADRRDIFTSWLRDNTTGTDLIRAGVPADWSVGDKTGDGAYGTRNDIAVLWPPDDEPIVLAVLSKRDTQGAQHDDALIAAAAETAVKTFADSTKD from the coding sequence ATGAAGAGACGCAATATCCGCCGCGGTGCCTTCCTTCTGGCGCAGGCCGTCGTGCTGGCATCGGCACTCGGCTGCTCTGGGCCCGAGGCCGGCAGCAATTCGCCGGATGCCGGGAACACGGCAGCGCCGCCAACAGCCGAAAGCAGCCAGACTGCGGCGCCTCCCGTCGAACTACAGGCGGATCAGGAATTCGAGAAGCTTGAACAAACCTTCGACGCCGACCTGGGCGTCTACGCGGTGGATACTGGCACCGGAAACTCCCTGGCCTATAACGCCGACGACCGTTTCGCTTATGCGTCCACCTTCAAAGCCTTCCTGTGCGCCGCCATCCTCAAGCAGAAGTCCGACGAACAGCTTGAGGATGTTGTCAGCTACTCGGCCGACGACATCATCAGCCATTCTCCGGTCACCAGCAAGCACATAGATTCAGGCATGAGTGTGAAAGACCTGGCAGCTGCCACCATGAAGTACAGCGACAACACGGCTGCGAATCTGCTCCTCGAGGAAATAGGCGGACCACGGGGGCTGCAAAGCTTCCTCGCCGACAACGGCGATGACGTGACTCACGTCGACCGGAACGAGCCGGGATTGAATGAGGCGGTTCCCGGCGATATCCGGGATACCAGCACGCCACGAATGTGGGCGAAGATGCTGAAGACGTTCGCCCTGGATGACGGCCTCCCTGCAGACCGGCGCGATATCTTCACCAGCTGGCTGCGCGACAACACCACGGGAACCGATCTGATCCGGGCAGGGGTACCTGCCGACTGGTCCGTCGGCGACAAGACCGGCGATGGCGCCTACGGCACGAGAAACGACATCGCCGTGCTCTGGCCGCCGGATGACGAGCCGATCGTGCTCGCCGTCCTTTCCAAACGAGACACCCAGGGTGCCCAGCACGACGACGCCCTGATCGCGGCGGCCGCCGAAACCGCGGTCAAAACGTTTGCCGACAGCACCAAGGACTAG
- a CDS encoding LysR family transcriptional regulator, with protein sequence MDLLRHLRCFVAVADEGNISRAAEILHMAQPPLSRRIMALEKELGQTLIDRSRRKIKLTPAGELLLPAAQDVLAQADGVYELMAEEPRAMSVRLGVPSGSDLAGLAALIRSLKAEGVLLTVKEFSGSDLQSAWHRGDVDAALDTSERPDGDAQWWAPLGFAAASHGILNGEAMHIDELRLSNIRGSVAASAADPVAADAAATPAPPESRHLLLLPDDAHGPMRAAIVNRLSSAGLSLDQLVIAEHASSAVSEVLAGEGFLLCDAGFAQRTGLEFRPSADTELRRPVILRGRDALLAAARAHDDSEAFLIQLYATVGARRDADRPADTPRVLAPHPTNGLFSR encoded by the coding sequence ATGGACCTGCTCAGGCACCTGCGCTGCTTCGTTGCGGTGGCGGACGAAGGAAATATTTCCCGGGCCGCCGAAATCCTGCACATGGCTCAGCCCCCGTTGAGTCGTCGCATCATGGCCCTGGAAAAAGAACTCGGTCAGACCCTGATCGATCGGAGTCGTCGAAAGATCAAACTGACCCCGGCAGGCGAGCTCTTGCTGCCGGCGGCGCAGGACGTGCTGGCGCAGGCCGATGGCGTGTACGAGTTGATGGCCGAAGAACCACGGGCGATGTCGGTGCGGCTCGGCGTGCCAAGCGGTTCCGACCTTGCCGGGCTGGCTGCCCTGATCCGCAGCCTCAAGGCCGAAGGCGTATTGCTCACGGTGAAGGAGTTCTCCGGCTCAGACCTGCAAAGCGCCTGGCACCGTGGCGATGTGGATGCCGCCCTGGATACCTCGGAGCGACCGGACGGTGACGCCCAATGGTGGGCGCCGCTTGGCTTCGCGGCAGCTTCCCACGGCATTTTGAACGGGGAGGCAATGCATATCGACGAACTTCGGCTGAGTAACATCCGAGGCTCGGTAGCTGCATCGGCAGCCGATCCCGTAGCCGCTGATGCTGCGGCGACGCCGGCGCCCCCGGAATCCCGGCACCTCCTCTTGCTTCCCGATGATGCGCATGGACCGATGCGTGCAGCTATCGTCAACCGGCTGTCATCCGCCGGTCTTTCCCTCGATCAGTTGGTGATCGCGGAACATGCCTCCAGCGCGGTGAGCGAGGTTCTGGCCGGTGAGGGCTTCCTGCTGTGCGATGCGGGATTCGCCCAGCGAACCGGGCTGGAATTCCGGCCAAGCGCCGACACAGAGCTGCGACGTCCGGTTATCCTGCGCGGCCGCGACGCTCTGCTCGCCGCAGCTCGGGCGCACGATGATTCCGAGGCGTTTCTGATACAGCTCTACGCGACGGTCGGTGCCCGGCGGGATGCCGATCGGCCAGCAGATACCCCACGTGTTCTTGCCCCGCATCCGACCAACGGATTGTTCTCCAGGTGA
- a CDS encoding PfkB family carbohydrate kinase encodes MAPEQPAPRAVFVGLATLDVLHWVDAPPAANQKVTALRQDVAAGGPATNAAVTFAALGGQAQLISAVGASAAASVLREDLETHGVELIDVVGSGRFQLPVSAIAVTEASGERTIVSVDAAGQAVPVPAQALRSIAGAAAVLVDGHHPELALAAASEARKCGVPVILDAGRWKPVMSELLPLTDIAICSADFRVPGTTSSAQTAAELAALDVPAIAVTNGAAPISWRQQNQAGIVDVPEVRAVDTLGAGDSFHGAFAFFHADPAMEFSDALAAAARVAALRCQFTGPREWLGHLAELDLKRSSS; translated from the coding sequence GTGGCTCCTGAGCAGCCCGCGCCACGGGCGGTGTTCGTCGGCCTAGCCACCCTCGATGTGTTGCATTGGGTGGACGCGCCGCCCGCGGCCAACCAAAAGGTGACGGCGCTTCGCCAGGATGTCGCTGCCGGAGGGCCGGCGACGAACGCCGCGGTGACTTTCGCGGCCCTTGGCGGCCAGGCGCAGCTGATCAGCGCGGTCGGTGCTTCCGCGGCCGCGTCGGTGCTCCGGGAAGACCTTGAGACGCACGGTGTCGAGCTGATCGACGTTGTTGGTTCCGGGCGTTTCCAGCTTCCGGTCTCGGCAATTGCGGTGACCGAGGCGAGTGGCGAGCGGACGATCGTCTCAGTCGACGCAGCCGGCCAGGCCGTGCCGGTCCCGGCTCAGGCCCTCCGGTCTATCGCCGGCGCCGCCGCTGTATTGGTCGATGGCCATCACCCGGAACTCGCCCTGGCCGCGGCCAGCGAGGCGCGCAAGTGCGGCGTTCCGGTGATCCTGGACGCCGGCCGGTGGAAGCCGGTGATGTCGGAGTTGCTGCCATTGACCGACATTGCTATCTGTTCCGCCGATTTTCGGGTGCCCGGCACAACCTCGTCGGCCCAGACCGCGGCAGAGCTGGCGGCGCTGGATGTGCCGGCGATCGCCGTGACCAATGGCGCCGCGCCGATCAGTTGGCGGCAACAGAACCAGGCTGGAATAGTGGATGTGCCGGAAGTCCGGGCGGTGGATACCCTCGGCGCCGGCGATAGTTTTCACGGGGCGTTCGCGTTCTTCCATGCCGATCCGGCGATGGAATTTTCCGACGCCCTCGCCGCAGCGGCCCGGGTGGCAGCCTTGCGCTGTCAGTTCACCGGACCGCGCGAATGGCTCGGCCACCTGGCTGAGCTTGATCTGAAACGGAGTAGTTCATGA
- a CDS encoding substrate-binding domain-containing protein has protein sequence MSFLRRTDARRAPSRGWVRVGTAMAAGALLLASAGCSGGDSSSGSGDAVKIGLVTKTDSNPFFVNIREAAQAQAEKSGAEVVALAGKFDGDNEGQVAAIENLVSQGVKGILITPNSSSGILNAIKQARDAGVVVIALDTATEPEDAVDATFATDNKQAGVFQGKWVKATLGDKEPKTIMLDGTPGGTVDTFRHDGFLEGMGLKEGDPAIVGQENTNGDQTKAQTAMENLLQRAGDVNSLYTINEPAAAGAYEAIKAAGKEDQVTIASIDGSCTGVENVKKGVIGATVMQFPGKMAEQGVDAVVKFAKDGEKPSGFNDTGSQLITDKPADGVESKDTSWGAENCWG, from the coding sequence ATGTCTTTTCTACGTCGCACAGATGCACGTCGAGCGCCATCCCGTGGATGGGTACGCGTCGGAACCGCGATGGCCGCGGGAGCATTGCTCCTGGCATCGGCCGGCTGTTCCGGTGGCGATTCTTCTTCCGGTTCAGGCGATGCGGTCAAGATCGGCTTGGTCACCAAGACCGATTCCAACCCGTTCTTTGTCAATATTCGTGAAGCCGCCCAGGCGCAGGCCGAAAAGAGCGGCGCTGAGGTTGTCGCCCTGGCAGGCAAGTTCGACGGCGACAACGAGGGTCAAGTTGCCGCAATAGAGAACCTGGTCAGCCAGGGTGTCAAGGGAATCCTGATCACGCCGAACTCGTCATCAGGAATTCTCAATGCCATCAAGCAGGCCCGTGATGCCGGCGTCGTGGTGATAGCGCTCGACACGGCGACCGAGCCGGAAGATGCGGTCGACGCAACGTTCGCCACCGACAACAAGCAGGCGGGCGTGTTCCAGGGCAAGTGGGTCAAGGCCACGCTGGGAGACAAGGAACCTAAGACGATCATGCTGGATGGAACGCCCGGCGGCACAGTTGACACGTTCCGTCATGACGGCTTCCTCGAGGGCATGGGCCTGAAGGAAGGCGATCCGGCCATCGTCGGCCAGGAAAACACCAACGGCGACCAGACCAAGGCGCAGACCGCGATGGAGAACCTGTTGCAGAGGGCCGGCGATGTCAATTCGCTGTACACCATCAACGAGCCAGCCGCGGCCGGAGCCTACGAAGCGATCAAGGCCGCAGGTAAGGAAGACCAGGTCACCATCGCCTCCATCGATGGAAGCTGCACAGGCGTTGAAAACGTGAAGAAGGGCGTTATCGGTGCCACCGTGATGCAGTTCCCGGGAAAGATGGCCGAGCAGGGTGTCGATGCGGTAGTCAAGTTCGCGAAGGACGGTGAGAAGCCCTCGGGATTCAACGACACCGGATCGCAGCTGATCACCGATAAGCCAGCCGACGGGGTCGAGTCCAAAGACACCAGCTGGGGCGCGGAAAACTGCTGGGGCTAA
- a CDS encoding ABC transporter permease yields MTSPTMAKGAAQPRLSLSNVIRQPLLGPLAALIVAVIIFSSISDSFLNPQNMSLILQQSVVIGILAVGQTLIILTAGIDLSIGSVAILGTIVMAKTAGANGPLVAIIATFAICLLAGAINGGLVTLLRLPPFIVTLGAFTAIYAATQLLAGSKTYQVPQGPLTFLGTSFRIGGFSTTYGVVAMLIVYAIVWYALSQTAGGKHIYAVGGNPIAARLVGIKTNRTLFTVYLLTGLIAAVAAWAALGRIPNADPNAYQNANLETITAVVIGGTSLFGGRGSVIGTLIGTLIVGVLRNGLTQAGVDNLYQNVATGILVIVAVAIDQIARRRSS; encoded by the coding sequence ATGACAAGTCCCACCATGGCAAAGGGCGCCGCGCAGCCGCGCCTCAGCCTGAGTAACGTGATCAGGCAGCCGCTGCTTGGCCCGCTCGCGGCACTTATCGTCGCCGTCATCATTTTCAGTTCGATCTCGGATTCGTTCCTCAATCCGCAAAACATGTCGCTGATCCTGCAGCAATCGGTTGTGATCGGCATCCTCGCCGTCGGACAGACGCTGATCATCCTGACCGCGGGAATCGACCTGTCGATCGGCAGCGTCGCAATCCTCGGCACCATCGTGATGGCGAAGACCGCCGGCGCCAACGGACCGCTGGTGGCGATTATCGCTACGTTCGCCATCTGCCTGTTGGCGGGTGCGATCAACGGCGGCCTGGTGACCTTGCTTCGGTTACCGCCGTTCATCGTCACGCTCGGGGCGTTCACCGCGATCTACGCCGCCACCCAGCTACTTGCCGGCTCGAAAACATATCAGGTGCCGCAGGGTCCGCTGACGTTCCTCGGAACTTCGTTCCGGATCGGCGGATTTTCCACCACCTACGGCGTCGTGGCCATGCTGATTGTCTACGCGATCGTCTGGTACGCCTTGTCGCAAACCGCCGGCGGGAAACACATCTACGCTGTTGGCGGGAATCCGATTGCGGCCAGACTGGTCGGCATCAAGACGAACCGCACACTGTTCACTGTCTACCTGCTCACCGGCCTGATTGCCGCGGTGGCAGCGTGGGCCGCCCTTGGCCGGATCCCGAACGCAGACCCGAATGCCTACCAGAACGCGAACCTTGAGACGATCACGGCAGTCGTTATCGGCGGCACCAGCCTCTTCGGCGGCCGGGGCAGCGTGATCGGCACCTTGATCGGAACCCTGATCGTCGGTGTGCTGCGCAATGGACTGACCCAGGCAGGCGTTGACAATCTTTACCAGAACGTCGCGACCGGCATCCTGGTCATCGTGGCGGTCGCAATCGATCAGATTGCCCGAAGGAGGTCGTCATGA
- a CDS encoding serine hydrolase, producing the protein MSTLKARWQELGAGGAFLARSLATGSEIGFNVNQMLPLASVAKVPLVLAVFDAASRGELELDRQLLVSREAATPGPTGTSAFQHPARIAIEDLAYLSLTISDNAAADTLFAEIGPPAVQEVINRCGIEDLRIRHSMRYLYDSVERDAAGDETMALALATRSESKGSKRQLLSGIDQRLANVGSVRSLVALLEAIWTDEASAPEACARLRRLMGLQLSTHRLATGFAADTFRLSGKTGTFLNLRHEIGVVETSQGEKFIIAALTSSSLPVFAQPALDAAIGTNARQAVEFLRRHDARPR; encoded by the coding sequence GTGAGCACTCTGAAAGCTCGATGGCAGGAGCTGGGCGCGGGCGGCGCGTTTCTCGCCCGGAGCCTTGCTACCGGTTCGGAGATCGGGTTCAACGTGAACCAGATGCTGCCGTTGGCGTCCGTCGCAAAAGTGCCGTTGGTGCTGGCCGTCTTCGATGCGGCCAGCCGGGGAGAACTCGAACTGGATCGCCAGTTGCTGGTATCCAGGGAAGCTGCCACCCCCGGGCCGACCGGTACATCCGCATTTCAGCACCCCGCCCGGATCGCGATCGAGGACCTGGCCTACCTCAGCCTGACAATTAGCGACAACGCGGCGGCCGACACGCTCTTCGCCGAGATCGGCCCTCCAGCGGTACAGGAGGTGATTAATCGGTGCGGTATCGAAGACTTGCGAATCCGGCATTCGATGCGATACCTGTACGACTCGGTTGAACGAGATGCGGCCGGCGACGAAACCATGGCGCTGGCACTTGCGACGCGATCGGAGTCGAAGGGGTCCAAGCGACAGCTCCTGAGCGGGATCGACCAGCGCCTTGCCAACGTCGGCTCTGTCCGCTCCTTGGTGGCTTTGCTTGAAGCAATATGGACCGATGAGGCCTCGGCACCCGAGGCGTGCGCCCGGCTCCGGCGGTTGATGGGATTGCAACTGTCCACGCATCGGCTGGCCACCGGGTTTGCTGCCGATACATTCCGGCTCAGCGGAAAAACGGGCACGTTCCTCAACCTTCGTCATGAGATCGGCGTCGTGGAGACCAGCCAGGGCGAGAAGTTCATCATCGCAGCGTTGACATCGTCATCCCTGCCGGTTTTCGCGCAGCCGGCGCTTGATGCCGCCATCGGGACCAACGCCCGCCAGGCAGTCGAATTCCTTCGCCGTCACGACGCCAGGCCGCGATGA
- a CDS encoding ATP-binding cassette domain-containing protein, with amino-acid sequence MKQAPVLEARGLVKRYGSVTAINGADFELRAGEVLAVIGDNGAGKSSLIKALAGAVVPDSGQILMNGKPVHFRSTGDAREHGIETVYQDLAVIPALDIASNVFLGREIRKKGILGSVFRQLDKKRMREQSAGHLADLKIGVGSVTQPVETLSGGQRQGVAVVRTSAFGRQVIIMDEPTAALGVRESGMVIDLIRQLRDKGLPVVLISHDMPHVFEVADRIHIHRLGQRAAVVRPDERSMAEVVALMTGATEPSDEERSGGS; translated from the coding sequence ATGAAGCAGGCGCCAGTGCTGGAAGCACGCGGACTGGTCAAGCGATACGGTAGCGTCACCGCGATCAATGGCGCGGACTTCGAGCTCCGGGCCGGCGAGGTACTTGCCGTTATCGGCGACAATGGCGCCGGGAAATCGAGCCTGATCAAAGCGCTCGCCGGCGCTGTGGTCCCCGACTCCGGGCAGATCTTGATGAACGGTAAGCCGGTGCATTTCCGGAGCACAGGAGACGCCAGGGAACACGGGATAGAAACCGTGTACCAGGATCTTGCCGTCATTCCCGCCCTCGATATCGCGAGCAACGTCTTCCTTGGCCGCGAGATCAGGAAGAAGGGGATTCTCGGCTCAGTTTTCCGGCAGCTCGACAAGAAGCGGATGCGGGAGCAGTCCGCGGGGCACCTGGCCGACCTGAAGATCGGTGTCGGCTCAGTTACCCAACCGGTCGAGACTCTTTCCGGTGGGCAGCGGCAGGGCGTCGCCGTGGTGCGAACCTCCGCCTTCGGCCGGCAGGTCATCATCATGGATGAGCCGACCGCGGCCCTCGGGGTCAGGGAATCCGGGATGGTGATCGACCTGATCCGGCAGCTGCGGGACAAGGGCCTTCCTGTCGTGCTGATAAGCCACGATATGCCGCACGTCTTCGAAGTTGCCGACCGGATCCACATCCATCGGCTCGGTCAGCGCGCCGCGGTGGTCCGGCCCGATGAGCGCTCGATGGCCGAAGTGGTCGCCCTGATGACGGGTGCGACCGAGCCGAGCGATGAGGAGCGCTCGGGTGGCTCCTGA